The Lutra lutra chromosome 10, mLutLut1.2, whole genome shotgun sequence genome contains a region encoding:
- the YIF1A gene encoding protein YIF1A isoform X2 has protein sequence MANVAMAYGSSIASHGKDMVHKELHRFVSVNKLKYFFAVDTAYVAKKLGLLVFPYTHQNWEVQYSHDVPLPPRQDLNAPDLYIPTMAFITYVLLAGMALGIQKRFSPEVLGLCASTALVWVVMEVLALLLGVYLATVRSDLSTFHLLAYSGYKYVGMILSVLTGLLFGSDGYYVALAWTSSALMYFIVRSLRTAALGPDNMGGPAPRQRLQLYLTLGAAAFQPLIIYWLTFHLVR, from the exons ATGGCCAACGTGGCTATGGCCTATGGCAGCTCCATCGCATCCCATGGGAAGGACATGGTGCACAAGGAG ctgcaCCGTTTTGTGTCTGTGAACAAACTCAAGTATTTTTTTGCTGTGGACACAGCCTATGTGGCCAAGAAGCTGGGGCTACTGGTCTTCCCCTACACACACCAG AACTGGGAGGTGCAGTACAGTCATGATGTGCCTCTGCCCCCGCGGCAAGATCTCAACGCCCCTGACCTCTATATCCCCA CCATGGCCTTCATCACCTACGTGCTGTTGGCTGGGATGGCGCTGGGCATTCAGAAAAG GTTCTCCCCGGAGGTGCTGGGTCTGTGTGCGAGCACGGCGCTGGTGTGGGTTGTGATGGAGGTGCTTGCCCTGCTCCTGGGCGTCTACCTGGCCACCGTACGCAGTGACCTGAGCACCTTCCACCTGCTAGCCTACAGTGGCTACAAATATGTGGG GATGATTCTCAGCGTGCTCACCGGGCTGCTCTTCGGCAGTGACGGCTACTACGTGGCCCTGGCCTGGACCTCGTCCGCGCTCATGTACTTCATC GTGCGCTCTTTGCGAACAGCAGCCCTGGGCCCTGACAACATGGGGGGCCCAGCTCCCCGGCAGCGCCTCCAGCTCTACCTGACCCTGGGAGCTGCAGCCTTCCAGCCCCTCATCATATACTGGCTGACTTTCCACCTGGTCCGGTGA
- the YIF1A gene encoding protein YIF1A isoform X1, which yields MAYHSGYGAHGSKHRARAAPDPPPLFDDTSGAYSSQPGEYPAPGADVAFNVNHLLGDPMANVAMAYGSSIASHGKDMVHKELHRFVSVNKLKYFFAVDTAYVAKKLGLLVFPYTHQNWEVQYSHDVPLPPRQDLNAPDLYIPTMAFITYVLLAGMALGIQKRFSPEVLGLCASTALVWVVMEVLALLLGVYLATVRSDLSTFHLLAYSGYKYVGMILSVLTGLLFGSDGYYVALAWTSSALMYFIVRSLRTAALGPDNMGGPAPRQRLQLYLTLGAAAFQPLIIYWLTFHLVR from the exons ATGGCTTATCACTCGGGCTACGGAGCCCATG GCTCCAAGCACAGGGCCCGGGCAGCTCCAGACCCCCCTCCCCTCTTCGATGACACAAGCGGTGCTTACTCCAGCCAGCCAGGGGAATATCCAGCCCCAGGAGCCGACGTGGCCTTCAATGTCAACCACTTGCTTGGGGACCCAATGGCCAACGTGGCTATGGCCTATGGCAGCTCCATCGCATCCCATGGGAAGGACATGGTGCACAAGGAG ctgcaCCGTTTTGTGTCTGTGAACAAACTCAAGTATTTTTTTGCTGTGGACACAGCCTATGTGGCCAAGAAGCTGGGGCTACTGGTCTTCCCCTACACACACCAG AACTGGGAGGTGCAGTACAGTCATGATGTGCCTCTGCCCCCGCGGCAAGATCTCAACGCCCCTGACCTCTATATCCCCA CCATGGCCTTCATCACCTACGTGCTGTTGGCTGGGATGGCGCTGGGCATTCAGAAAAG GTTCTCCCCGGAGGTGCTGGGTCTGTGTGCGAGCACGGCGCTGGTGTGGGTTGTGATGGAGGTGCTTGCCCTGCTCCTGGGCGTCTACCTGGCCACCGTACGCAGTGACCTGAGCACCTTCCACCTGCTAGCCTACAGTGGCTACAAATATGTGGG GATGATTCTCAGCGTGCTCACCGGGCTGCTCTTCGGCAGTGACGGCTACTACGTGGCCCTGGCCTGGACCTCGTCCGCGCTCATGTACTTCATC GTGCGCTCTTTGCGAACAGCAGCCCTGGGCCCTGACAACATGGGGGGCCCAGCTCCCCGGCAGCGCCTCCAGCTCTACCTGACCCTGGGAGCTGCAGCCTTCCAGCCCCTCATCATATACTGGCTGACTTTCCACCTGGTCCGGTGA
- the TMEM151A gene encoding transmembrane protein 151A, with protein sequence MPEGGGGDSGEVPAFIPDGEPLREEQRPLKQSLGSSLCRESHWKCLLLTLLIHACGAVVAWCRLATVPRLVLGPEAALARGAGVPPPTYPASPCSDGYLYIPLAFVSLLYLLYLAECWHCHVRSCQAPRTDAGTVLALIRRLQQAPPCVWWKATSYHYVRRTRQITRYRNGDAYTTTQVYHERADSRTARGEFDYSAHGVRDVSKELVGLAEHAATRLRFTKCFSFGSAEAEASYLTQRARFFSANEGLDDYLEAREGMHLKDVDFRESLMVFADPRSPPWYARAWVFWLVSAATLSWPLRVVAAYGTAHVHYQVEKLFGASSPPPGAVPSGPPLSRVATVDFTELEWHICSNRQLVPSYSEAVVMGAGSGAYLRGCQRCRRSLSSNSLPPARPSGPRLPFSRSRLSLGAGGRATPGVFRSLSGGPLGRRGEDTEPLESPPCYEDALYFPVLIVHGDSGCQGDGQGAL encoded by the exons ATGCCCGAGGGCGGCGGAGGCGACAGCGGGGAGGTGCCCGCGTTCATCCCGGACGGCGAGCCGCTGCGGGAGGAG CAGCGGCCCTTGAAACAGTCCCTGGGAAGCTCCCTGTGCCGAGAGTCGCACTGGAAGTGCCTGCTCCTCACGCTGCTCATCCATGCCTGCGGCGCCGTGGTGGCCTGGTGTCGCCTGGCCACCGTGCCCAGGCTGGTCCTGGGGCCTGAGGCAGCTCTGGCCCGAGGGGCCGGGGTCCCCCCGCCCACCTACCCGGCCAGCCCCTGCTCCGACGGCTACCTGTACATCCCGTTGGCCTTCGTCTCCCTCCTCTACCTCCTCTACCTGGCCGAGTGCTGGCACTGCCACGTGCGCTCCTGCCAGGCGCCGCGCACCGACGCGGGCACGGTGCTGGCGCTGATCCGCCGGCTGCAGCAGGCGCCGCCGTGCGTCTGGTGGAAGGCCACCAGCTACCACTACGTGCGCCGCACGCGCCAGATCACCCGCTACCGGAACGGCGACGCCTACACCACCACGCAGGTCTACCACGAGCGGGCAGACAGCCGCACGGCGCGCGGTGAGTTCGACTACTCGGCCCACGGCGTCCGCGACGTCTCCAAGGAGCTGGTGGGCCTGGCCGAGCACGCGGCCACGCGGCTGCGCTTCACCAAGTGCTTCAGCTTCGGCAGCGCCGAGGCCGAGGCCTCGTACCTCACCCAGAGGGCCCGCTTCTTCAGTGCCAACGAGGGCCTGGACGACTACCTGGAGGCCCGCGAGGGCATGCACCTGAAGGACGTGGACTTCCGCGAGTCCCTCATGGTCTTCGCGGACCCCCGCAGCCCGCCCTGGTACGCCCGGGCCTGGGTCTTCTGGCTGGTGTCAGCGGCCACGCTGTCCTGGCCACTGCGCGTCGTGGCGGCCTACGGCACGGCCCACGTGCACTACCAGGTGGAGAAGCTGTTCGGGGCCAGCTCGCCGCCCCCCGGCGCGGTGCCCAGCGGGCCCCCGCTCTCCCGCGTGGCCACGGTGGACTTCACCGAGCTGGAGTGGCACATCTGCTCCAACCGGCAGCTGGTGCCCAGCTACTCGGAGGCTGTGGTCATGGGCGCCGGCTCGGGCGCCTACCTCCGGGGCTGCCAGCGCTGCCGCCGCTCCCTCAGCAGCAACTCGCTCCCCCCGGCCCGGCCCAGCGGGCCCCGCCTGCCTTTCAGCCGCAGCCGCCTCTCCCTGGGAGCCGGGGGCCGGGCCACGCCAGGGGTCTTCCGAAGCCTGAGCGGGGGACCACTGGGGCGCCGTGGAGAGGACACAGAGCCCCTGGAAAGCCCCCCGTGCTACGAGGACGCCCTTTACTTCCCGGTGCTCATCGTCCACGGTGACAGCGGCTgccagggggatgggcagggggcaCTCTGA
- the CD248 gene encoding endosialin encodes MLLRLLLAWAAAVPTLGQAPWAAEPRAICGPGRCYALFPRRRTFLEAWRACRELGGDLATPRTPEEARRVDSLVGSGPAGQLLWIGLQRQARQCQPQRPLRGFTWTTGDQDTAFTNWAQLATGGPCPAQRCAALEASGEHRWLEGSCTLAVDGYLCQFGFEGSCPALPDEAGQAGPAVYTTPFHLVSTEFEWLPFGSVAAVPCQAGREASLLCVKQPDGGVGWSRAGPLCPAPGCGPDNGGCEHECVEEVDGRVSCRCTEGFRLAADGQSCEDPCAQAPCEQQCEPGGPQGYSCHCRLGFRPAEDEPHRCVDTDECQIAGVCQQMCVNYVGGFECYCREGHELEADGISCSPAGAMGAHTAQDLGDELLDNGEDEEDEHEAWDTFDGSWTEVPGIPWMEATQPPDFGLAYRPSFPEEGEHPMPYLDPTWPPPLSAPRVPYHSSVLSVTRPVVVSATRPTLPSAHRPPIISATRPPWAPAPEPPVIPARHPVLPPNHQFPMISANRPDLPSAYQPPIISATRPAQPPAHQPPIISAKYPELSPVFPDTPVTDTQTTAHVLQIPANHTPLGTTSGGHQSLVTPDVPVLQAQATHLPITSTVQPPLTTTSRPPVLPAHQVPGSPAGQPPAPHTTLTSEPPQSPTNQTSFTSPTHPHSKPPQVPREGARDAKVAPWLPSAAPTAAPTALGDSSPAGHGRRDDRWLLVALLVPTCVFLVVLLALGIVYCTRCGPHAPNKRVTDCYRWVTHAGSKGPTEPVPHRGSLTGVQTCRTSV; translated from the coding sequence ATGCTGCTGCGCCTGCTGCTGGCCTGGGCGGCCGCGGTGCCCACGCTGGGCCAGGCCCCCTGGGCGGCCGAGCCCCGGGCCATCTGTGGCCCCGGCCGCTGCTACGCACTCTTCCCTCGGCGCCGCACCTTCCTGGAGGCCTGGCGGGCCTGCCGCGAGCTGGGGGGCGACCTGGCCACGCCGCGAACCCCCGAGGAGGCCCGGCGTGTGGACAGCCTGGTGGGCTCGGGCCCAGCCGGCCAGCTGCTGTGGATCGGCCTGCAGCGGCAGGCCCGCCAGTGCCAACCCCAGCGCCCGCTGCGCGGCTTCACGTGGACCACGGGAGACCAGGACACGGCCTTCACCAACTGGGCCCAGCTGGCCACAGGagggccctgcccagcccagcgcTGCGCCGCCCTTGAGGCAAGCGGCGAGCATCGCTGGCTCGAGGGCTCGTGCACGCTGGCCGTCGACGGCTACCTGTGCCAGTTTGGCTTCGAGGGCTCCTGCCCCGCGCTGCCGGACGAGGCGGGCCAGGCAGGCCCGGCGGTCTACACCACACCCTTCCACCTGGTGTCTACCGAGTTTGAGTGGCTGCCCTTCGGCTCCGTGGCAGCCGTGCCGTGCCAGGCTGGCAGAGAAGCGTCCCTGCTCTGCGTGAAGCAGCCCGATGGTGGCGTGGGCTGGTCTCGGGCCGGGCCCTTGTGCCCAGCGCCCGGCTGCGGCCCGGACAACGGGGGCTGCGAACACGAGTGCGTGGAGGAGGTGGACGGCCGCGTGTCCTGTCGCTGCACTGAGGGCTTCCGGCTGGCGGCGGACGGGCAGAGCTGTGAGGACCCCTGTGCCCAGGCTCCGTGTGAACAGCAGTGTGAGCCCGGCGGGCCGCAGGGCTATAGCTGTCACTGTCGCCTGGGTTTCCGGCCGGCTGAGGACGAACCGCACCGCTGCGTGGACACAGATGAGTGCCAGATCGCTGGCGTGTGCCAGCAAATGTGTGTCAACTACGTCGGTGGTTTTGAGTGCTACTGCAGGGAGGGCCACGAGCTCGAGGCTGACGGCATCAGCTGCAGCCCGGCTGGGGCCATGGGAGCCCACACTGCCCAGGACCTAGGGGACGAGCTGCTTGATAATGGGGAGGACGAAGAGGATGAACATGAGGCCTGGGATACCTTTGATGGCAGCTGGACGGAGGTGCCTGGGATCCCGTGGATGGAGGCCACGCAGCCGCCTGACTTTGGCCTGGCCTACAGACCTAGTTTCCCAGAGGAGGGAGAGCATCCGATGCCCTACCTGGACCCCACCTGGCCACCCCCGCTTAGTGCTCCCAGGGTCCCCTACCACTCCTCGGTGCTCTCTGTCACCCGACCCGTGGTGGTCTCTGCCACACGCCCCACACTGCCTTCTGCCCACCGTCCCCCTATCATCTCTGCCACACGCCCACCCTGGGCCCCTGCCCCCGAGCCTCCTGTGATCCCTGCCAGGCATCCAGTTTTGCCTCCTAACCACCAGTTCCCCATGATCTCAGCCAACCGTCCAGATTTGCCCTCTGCCTACCAACCCCCCATTATCTCTGCCACTCGCCCAGCACAGCCTCCAGCTCACCAGCCCCCAATTATCTCAGCCAAATATCCTGAACTGTCCCCTGTGTTTCCAGACACCCCAGTCACTGATACCCAGACCACGGCTCATGTGCTTCAGATCCCTGCTAACCACACTCCTCTGGGTACCACTTCCGGGGGCCATCAATCCCTTGTCACCCCAGATGTCCCGGTCCTCCAAGCCCAGGCCACCCACCTTCCCATTACCTCGACTGTCCAGCCCCCTCTGACCACTACCTCCAGACCCCCTGTGCTCCCTGCCCATCAAGTTCCTGGGTCTCCTGCtgggcagcccccagccccccacactACCCTCACCTCAGAGCCCCCCCAGAGCCCCACTAACCAGACCTCATTCACCAGCCCTACACACCCCCATTCCAAACCCCCACAAGTCCCAAGGGAGGGTGCCCGGGACGCTAAGGTGGCCCCATGGCTGCCCTCAGCAGCCCCCACAGCAGCCCCGACAGCCCTGGGGGACTCCAGTCCGGCAGGCCACGGCCGGAGGGATGACCGGTGGCTGCTGGTGGCACTCCTAGTACCCACATGTGTCTTCTTGGTGGTCCTACTCGCATTGGGCATCGTGTACTGCACCCGCTGTGGTCCCCACGCACCCAACAAGCGAGTTACCGACTGCTATCGCTGGGTCACCCACGCTGGGAGCAAGGGCCCAACAGAACCAGTGCCCCACCGGGGCAGCCTCACAGGGGTGCAGACCTGCAGAACCAGCGTGTGA